In the genome of Ananas comosus cultivar F153 linkage group 11, ASM154086v1, whole genome shotgun sequence, one region contains:
- the LOC109717342 gene encoding HVA22-like protein f, whose product MGVLGTLARHLDALIGPGLMLLYPLYASMRAIESPSPLDDQQWLTYWVLYSLITLFELTFWKVLQWFPLWPYMKLVFCCWLVLPIFNGAAYIYENYVRKYVKIGGYVSPNYGERERRVLQMMSLDSRKAAERYIETHGLEAFERVIQAALTEAKKN is encoded by the exons ATGGGTGTTCTAGGAACCCTAGCTAGGCATCTTGATGCACTCATTGG CCCGGGATTGATGCTGCTTTATCCTTT ATATGCATCGATGCGAGCAATAGAGAGCCCTTCACCTCTGGATGATCAGCAATGGCTTACATACTGGGTCTTGTACTCCTTGATCACCCTCTTTGAGCTAACTTTTTGGAAAGTTCTACAATG GTTTCCTCTGTGGCCCTACATGAAGCTTGTTTTCTGTTGCTGGTTGGTGCTGCCCATCTTCAACGGGGCGGCGTATATTTATGAGAATTATGTAAGGAAGTATGTCAAGATAGGAGGCTATGTGAGCCCCAACTatggtgagagggagagaagggtgTTGCAGATGATGAGCCTCGACTCGAGGAAGGCGGCAGAGCGATATATCGAGACTCACGGGCTAGAAGCCTTCGAGAGAGTCATCCAGGCG GCTCTGACGGAAGCAAAGAAGAACTAA
- the LOC109717341 gene encoding GDSL esterase/lipase At5g45670-like isoform X1: MARIELKRIAVRLCCWVHFLALISFTAPRPARSAPQVPCFFIFGDSLVDNGNNNDIASLARANYPPYGIDFPGGPSGRFSNGMTTVDVIAKLLGFDNYTPPFASASGNELLSGVNFASAAAGIREETGQQLGGRISFGGQVQNYQAAVQSVVNILGDEDSAANYLSKCIFYVGMGSNDYLNNYFMPAFYSTSRQYNPQQYADVLAQQYSQQLRIMYNYGARKVVLIGVGQVGCSPNELAQHSSNGVTCVNRINSAIQIFNQNLISLVDEFNKLAGAHFTYINAYGMFGDILMNPAANGLKVTNRGCCGVGRNNGQVTCLPYQTPCQNRDEYLFWDAFHPTEATNIIIGKQSYSAQSSSDAYPIDILRLAQI; encoded by the exons ATGGCTCGCATTGAGCTGAAACGGATTGCGGTGAGGTTGTGTTGTTGGGTGCATTTCTTGGCTCTGATCTCGTTCACGGCCCCCCGCCCGGCCCGGTCGGCCCCACAGGTGCCCTGCTTCTTTATATTCGGCGACTCGCTGGTGGACAATGGCAACAACAATGACATCGCGTCGTTGGCGCGCGCAAACTATCCGCCATACGGGATCGATTTCCCCGGCGGCCCCTCCGGAAGGTTCAGCAACGGCATGACCACAGTTGACGTTATCG CTAAACTGTTGGGGTTTGACAACTACACACCACCATTTGCGAGCGCAAGTGGCAACGAGCTTCTGAGTGGTGTCAATTTCGCATCCGCTGCTGCAGGAATCCGGGAAGAAACGGGTCAACAACTG GGTGGTCGGATAAGCTTCGGGGGTCAAGTGCAAAATTACCAAGCAGCTGTACAGAGCGTTGTAAATATTCTGGGAGACGAGGACTCCGCTGCAAATTACCTCAGCAAATGTATATTCTATGTGGGGATGGGGAGCAACGATTACctcaacaattattttatgccCGCTTTTTACTCCACCAGTCGACAATACAATCCCCAACAATACGCTGATGTCCTCGCCCAACAATATTCACAACAACTAAGG ATTATGTACAACTACGGCGCGAGGAAGGTGGTTCTGATCGGAGTTGGCCAGGTTGGGTGCAGCCCAAATGAGTTGGCTCAGCATAGCTCGAACGGCGTCACCTGCGTCAACAGGATCAACAGCGCGATCCAAATATTTAACCAGAACCTGATCTCGTTGGTCGATGAATTCAACAAGTTAGCTGGTGCGCATTTCACGTACATTAATGCGTACGGTATGTTCGGAGATATTCTGATGAACCCTGCAGCTAATg GTTTAAAGGTGACCAACAGAGGATGCTGTGGAGTAGGAAGGAACAATGGCCAAGTAACATGTCTACCTTATCAAACACCATGCCAAAATAGGGATGAGTACTTATTCTGGGATGCTTTTCATCCGACCGAAGCCACAAATATAATCATCGGAAAGCAATCTTACAGTGCTCAGTCGTCGTCCGACGCTTATCCGATTGATATTCTTCGTCTCGCTCAGATCTAA
- the LOC109717341 gene encoding GDSL esterase/lipase At5g45670-like isoform X2 produces MARIELKRIAVRLCCWVHFLALISFTAPRPARSAPQVPCFFIFGDSLVDNGNNNDIASLARANYPPYGIDFPGGPSGRFSNGMTTVDVIAKLLGFDNYTPPFASASGNELLSGVNFASAAAGIREETGQQLGGRISFGGQVQNYQAAVQSVVNILGDEDSAANYLSKCIFYVGMGSNDYLNNYFMPAFYSTSRQYNPQQYADVLAQQYSQQLRIMYNYGARKVVLIGVGQVGCSPNELAQHSSNGVTCVNRINSAIQIFNQNLISLVDEFNKLAGAHFTYINAYGLKVTNRGCCGVGRNNGQVTCLPYQTPCQNRDEYLFWDAFHPTEATNIIIGKQSYSAQSSSDAYPIDILRLAQI; encoded by the exons ATGGCTCGCATTGAGCTGAAACGGATTGCGGTGAGGTTGTGTTGTTGGGTGCATTTCTTGGCTCTGATCTCGTTCACGGCCCCCCGCCCGGCCCGGTCGGCCCCACAGGTGCCCTGCTTCTTTATATTCGGCGACTCGCTGGTGGACAATGGCAACAACAATGACATCGCGTCGTTGGCGCGCGCAAACTATCCGCCATACGGGATCGATTTCCCCGGCGGCCCCTCCGGAAGGTTCAGCAACGGCATGACCACAGTTGACGTTATCG CTAAACTGTTGGGGTTTGACAACTACACACCACCATTTGCGAGCGCAAGTGGCAACGAGCTTCTGAGTGGTGTCAATTTCGCATCCGCTGCTGCAGGAATCCGGGAAGAAACGGGTCAACAACTG GGTGGTCGGATAAGCTTCGGGGGTCAAGTGCAAAATTACCAAGCAGCTGTACAGAGCGTTGTAAATATTCTGGGAGACGAGGACTCCGCTGCAAATTACCTCAGCAAATGTATATTCTATGTGGGGATGGGGAGCAACGATTACctcaacaattattttatgccCGCTTTTTACTCCACCAGTCGACAATACAATCCCCAACAATACGCTGATGTCCTCGCCCAACAATATTCACAACAACTAAGG ATTATGTACAACTACGGCGCGAGGAAGGTGGTTCTGATCGGAGTTGGCCAGGTTGGGTGCAGCCCAAATGAGTTGGCTCAGCATAGCTCGAACGGCGTCACCTGCGTCAACAGGATCAACAGCGCGATCCAAATATTTAACCAGAACCTGATCTCGTTGGTCGATGAATTCAACAAGTTAGCTGGTGCGCATTTCACGTACATTAATGCGTACG GTTTAAAGGTGACCAACAGAGGATGCTGTGGAGTAGGAAGGAACAATGGCCAAGTAACATGTCTACCTTATCAAACACCATGCCAAAATAGGGATGAGTACTTATTCTGGGATGCTTTTCATCCGACCGAAGCCACAAATATAATCATCGGAAAGCAATCTTACAGTGCTCAGTCGTCGTCCGACGCTTATCCGATTGATATTCTTCGTCTCGCTCAGATCTAA
- the LOC109717451 gene encoding uncharacterized protein LOC109717451: MGGARRPPHLLLPLLFVLILTPSAPRARALLVTQWSSLLSLSHSLLSRVANARAARGDVAGAARARAIADRLSLLGVGRGAWSLGRDFLWNYAFRGGGGGAEASRTASRVLAALSEASRIKSTAEMRRWVLRNYPDLVALSDSFIQTLLRTFSRSGPLREAVLVLQREVEEGELLKDCLEVGARDLEGLLRIAKDLFFSYSSSSIDSDDL, translated from the exons ATGGGAGGAGCTCGTCGACCTCCACACCTCCTCCTCCCACTCCTCTTCGTCCTCATCCTCACCCCATCGGCCCCTCGCGCGCGCGCTCTCCTTGTAACCCAATGGAgctccctcctctccctctcccactcCCTCCTCTCCCGCGTCGCCAACGCCCGCGCCGCGCGCGGCGacgtcgccggcgccgcccgcgcccgcgccatCGCCGACCGACTCTCCCTCCTCGGCGTCGGCCGCGGCGCCTGGTCCCTCGGCCGGGACTTCCTCTGGAACTACGCcttccgcggcggcggcggcggcgccgaggcCTCCCGCACCGCCTCCCGCGTCCTCGCCGCCCTCTCCGAAGCCTCCCGCATCAAATCGACCGCTGAAATGAGGCGGTGGGTGCTGCGGAACTACCCGGATCTCGTCGCCCTTTCCGATTCCTTCATCCAAACTCTTCTCCGCACCTTCTCTCGATCC GGGCCGCTGAGGGAGGCGGTGTTGGTGCTACAGAGGGAGGTGGAGGAAGGTGAGCTTCTGAAGGATTGCTTGGAGGTGGGGGCGCGAGACCTGGAGGGATTGCTTCGAATAGCCAAAGATCTCTTCTTCTCCTACTCTTCCTCTAGTATCGACAGCGACGACTTGTGA